TAGGGTTCatcatattcatataatttttttgcgaTTTAGATCAAACAcactcaaaattttaatttcaagagTCCAGATTCACTAGACTGTGgagaattataaataatttataagagATAGACAACATCAGCATTTCCAAAGACTGTAGACGTCAAGCTGGCTGGTCATAAAAAGCTGAATGTTCACGCGAGAATAAGACAGAAATAGGAAGTAGTAGAGAATAtaggatataaaaaataaatacctcaTCGACTAATAAGACAGTTGGCGTCCTTCTCGGTCCAGGATTTGTAAACCGTTTTTCCAATAATGAACAAGCCTGCTCCCAGACTACAGACTTCcctgtgaaataaaaaataaacaagactAATTTAACTAGTACTTTATTAGACTAGCGCACCACCCGCGTCTTCGCCCGCGGTAAATTAAGGTACATAGAGTACCTTGGTCCTAAAGGTCTAGTCCATCTTTGTGCTAAAAGATAATGCTcacaaaagtataaaaaagaacCAAAGCCAACAGAAAAAACATGTcatgattttcataatatatgcACCAGCACTCCTATCACTCACGGCTTCGACCGAGTTATACTTAGAGAAGAGAGAGACTTACCAGTAAGTTGTTTGTAAATCTGCACATAGGCCTGCCTGGGCTCAGCAATCCTCATGCCATTCACCTCCACCAGCTGGAAGTCTGGGAGGTCAGCTTCCTCCTTCAGGATCTTTAGTGCTGAACACACGGTTGCTGTTTTGCCTGTGCCTGGCACTCCTGATATATACATGCACCTAGAAATATTTGAGACTAATTTTTAACTTCTTTCCTTATACATAGTCCACAGGATTGATGGCTGTGGTCATTAAGAGGAATGAAATACTCCAACTCAACAGGTATAGCACAAGCAGGATTTGAAACTGGGAcctttcatttcaaatttactacttgtacatttttcatcatgaacTTGACAATTGGGAAGGTATGCTGGATTtagaatttttcaaaatttcaaaatggaGGCCTTTACCCAGCAATGGGTTGATGAGGgatgaaaattatgataattgaaaaacttacCCACTGGTAGCATCCAAAAGTTTAGACCTAACAAATGAGAGGATTTCATCCATTTGGGCCTCTCTGCCAGGGAGAGATCTGTTATCGTTCAAAAAGtctgaaagtaaataatattaaaattaaaatatttgcatatgGTTCAAAATTTTGAACTGAACAAACTgtctaattttttaataaaagtcatCATAAACTTTCAAAGATGATTTATGTACTTAGgtttttgtaaagaaatgtTTATCAATATCATACCATCAGTATTATCCACAGAATGAGCTCTTGTATGCAAAGTGGGTGTCAACAGACTGGTTGTTATCTTCAATCTTCTCGGAGTTTTAACAGGAGTAGCCTTGGATACCTTGGGTGTCCTAGGAGTCCTGGGAGTCCTAGGTGGCTTTGGCATTGGTTTGAAATCATCTTCATGATCATCAATATTCATCTTACGTATAGACTTCTGTGGTGTTCGTTTAACGGGAGATATATCTTCCTCTATGTAATTTACAGGAATCTTTGTTATCCTGCCAGATCTGGTAGTGGTTGGAGTACGAACATCTTTCTCATCGTCCTCAAATACTAATACTTTCTTTGGGGTTTCATCTGTAGTTTTAGAGATGGATTGCTTCCTTTTAGGAGTAGTAGGAACATGCTGTCTGATTATGAGAGTTGGCAACTCTTCAtcagaattttcttttaattccaTAGACAATATATcttcaatgttattttttgtaagttttctGGAGCTTTTTGGAGTTTCTGTAACTTTCTTCGGTGTTGCTTTTTTTGGTGAgtctttttcatttttatctgCTAATATAGCCCTTTTCAATAGTAATTTTGTTCCATCACTTTTTGATATACTCCAGTTTTTCTGTTCTGAAATAGAAACACGGCTCATTCGTTTGACTAAACTTGTTGGTGTTTTTGGTGTCAAAGTATGCTTGCTGGGTGTGGAAAGTAAGCGTAAAGCATCTCTTTCTTGCTCCATAACAGGTTCAAATTGCACCTTTCGTTTACTTAAAGCTATGAGTCTGTAGCGACAGATGTAATGGTACAGAGGTAGACTCTGATCTTCGTCTACATcttttgtaaatttcaaatcaattGAGCATTTCTTGAAAAAGGTCTCAATTGACACATCAGTTTCAAATGGCCTATGGTCTTCAACAACCTAGAAAagttatatgaattatttctTAATACTAGTCTGTTATATTATGCATAAAGGTTGTaaaagtttcatcaaaa
This genomic interval from Plodia interpunctella isolate USDA-ARS_2022_Savannah chromosome 18, ilPloInte3.2, whole genome shotgun sequence contains the following:
- the Orc1 gene encoding origin recognition complex subunit 1; amino-acid sequence: MPRKVRCKNKAVKWLSEEILDSQSLSNSFYYYEKFQFQQIVAGIGDFVLISNADAAEPDTEDGCDAARIVALYEDRSNNNDPFRAKVQWYSKPSDLPASCFNNMEPLLFAEREVVEDHRPFETDVSIETFFKKCSIDLKFTKDVDEDQSLPLYHYICRYRLIALSKRKVQFEPVMEQERDALRLLSTPSKHTLTPKTPTSLVKRMSRVSISEQKNWSISKSDGTKLLLKRAILADKNEKDSPKKATPKKVTETPKSSRKLTKNNIEDILSMELKENSDEELPTLIIRQHVPTTPKRKQSISKTTDETPKKVLVFEDDEKDVRTPTTTRSGRITKIPVNYIEEDISPVKRTPQKSIRKMNIDDHEDDFKPMPKPPRTPRTPRTPKVSKATPVKTPRRLKITTSLLTPTLHTRAHSVDNTDDFLNDNRSLPGREAQMDEILSFVRSKLLDATSGCMYISGVPGTGKTATVCSALKILKEEADLPDFQLVEVNGMRIAEPRQAYVQIYKQLTGKSVVWEQACSLLEKRFTNPGPRRTPTVLLVDELDALCTRRQDVLYSIMEWAAHRSALLTVLAVANTMDLPERALASRVASRLGLTRLTFPPYTHQQLQNIVATRLQGADVTPDAVQLIARKVAAVSGDARRALALCSRALELATDHSAGLREVQLALAEAASGASVRAIRNCSAAERLMLRAVAAEVERTGSDETTLSLALSTAAALASLEGRPYKSAARVRAPSPAQAQTICARLAAIRLILIEPRPAEPRLLLNVSADDVHYATRQISV